A window of Candidatus Coatesbacteria bacterium genomic DNA:
CCGCCGTGAACAACCAGTACAGCGGGAACAGCAGGATGGCCACGACGAAGGAGATACCGAACGCCGCCGCCCGGTCGTAGGCCTTCTTCGTGTGCGCGGCATGGGGATGAAGCAGTTTGGAGAGCGGATTGGCCAGGTAGACGCCGTAGATCGCCGGGCAGAAGCGCCCCCGGTAGGGGCAGCCGACACAGCAGCGCGCCTGGGCGACATGGACGCCCAGGAGCAGCGAGAGGTAGATGACGCCCAGCCACCAGGAGCTGGCGAAGAGCAGCCAGGCGGCGCCGATCAGCGCCGCCAGCGCCGGGAGCAGCAGCAGAACGTAGTACAGCTTCTGCCGGGCGGTCCACTGATGGGGTGGGTGGGAGGACATGACGGGCTTGTGGCCGAGCTGTCGGGGACGGTCGCCCCTGCGTTATACGACTGGAGTTAGTCGATCCTGCGGCAAGAACTGATCTTCAGCCGCCATACGGGAGAAAGCCGACTTGAACGGGCCGCACCCCTCAAAGCGTAATCGGGCGGTGGACGTCAATGAAGATGGATCGTCCATGTAAAGCGCACTTCTCAGCATCAGTCGGGCGGGAACTCTGTACTCAGCCCGACTAAACCGCGCCCCGCAGCAGATGGCAGATGGCCGCCGCCAGGGCGTCGGAGGCGTCGTCCGGTGTAACCGGCTCCCGCAGGGCCAGCAGGCGCTGGACCATGAAGGCCACCTGGCTTTTGACGGCCTTGCCCTTGCCGGTGACGGCGCGCTTGATCTGCATCGGGGTGTACTCGTGGACGGGCAGCCCGGCGCGCACGGCGGTCAATACGCAGACGCCGCGGGCGTGGCCCAGCAGCAGGGCGGTGCGGGGGTTGACGGCGCTGAAGACGGTTTCGACGGCGCAGCAGTCGGGGCGGTAGGTGTCGATGACGGCGGTCAGCTCGGTGTAGATGCGCTCGAGGCGGCGGGGCAGCTCCCAAGCGGGTTTGGTGGGGATGTGACCGTAGAGCAGGCCGCGCAGGCCGCGGCCCTGCTCTTCGACCAGGCCGTAGCCGGTGCTGGCGAGGGAGGGGTCGATGCCCAGGACACGGATGGCGGCTCTCCCGGGTTAGTCGAATTCGACGTCGTCGGGGATGTCGTAATTGGTATAGACGTTCTGGACGTCGTCCTGCTCCTCGAGGGCTTCCAGCAGCTTGAGGACCTTCTCGCCGTCGTCGTCGTCGTCCAGGCGGATCTCGTTCTGGGGGATGTAGGCCAGGGAGCTCTCGAGGATCTTGAAGCCGGCGCGGTTGAGCGCTTCGTTGACCTGGTGGTAGTCGTTGTATTCGGTGAGGACCTCGAAGGCGTCCTCGTCGGTGATGATGTCCAGGGCGCCGGCCTCGAGGGCGACCTCCATCAGCAGGTCTTCGTCGGTGGAGCCGTCGATGACGATCAGCCCGCGGCGGTCGAAGGAGTAGCTGGCGGCGCCGGACTTGGCCAGGTGGCCGTCGTACTTGTCGAACAGGTGGCGGATTTCAGAAGTGGTGCGGTTGTTGTTGTCGGAGATGGTCTCGACGATCACGGCCACGCCGCCGGGGCCGTAGCCCTCGTAGAGGTGTTCTTCGATCACCATGCCCGGCAGCTCGCCCGTGCCGCGCTGGATGGCCCGTTTGATGTTGTCCTTGGGCATGTTCTGCGTCTGGGCGTTGTCGACGGCCGTGCGCAGCCGGGGGTTGGCCTCGGGATCGCCGCCGCCCTCGCGGGCGGCGATGGTGATCTCGCGGATCAACCGGGTGAAGATCTTGCCGCGCTTCTTGTCGGCGGCCTCCTTCTTGCGCTTGATCGTCGACCATTTGGAGTGTCCGGACACCAGTCGCCTCCGCAGTGGGGGTTCGCCGTCAGCCTAAGTCTATCAGTGGGATTAGTTTAGCGCTCGACGTCGCCGGTGTCAACAGCGGACGGCCGGGACGGCGGCCCATCGAGGAGCCGGCGACGCAGGGCGGGTTCCAGGACGGCGGCGGTGGTCGGACCGCGGGGACGCCCCAGAAGCAGCCCCTCGAGCAGGGCGGCGGCGGCGCTGGATGCGGTGGTCAGCTCCGGGCCGGGGCGGACGTGCAGACCGCCGAGGAGCAGCCAGGCGTTCTCGACGGGGCCCCAGGCGGCCTCGTCGGCTTCGAGCCGACGGCGCAATCCGTACCCGCCGCTACCGACAACGACGATGGTCAGGCCGGGCAGCCGTTCGCGCAACTCGGTCAGCCAGGAGTCGAGCGCCTCGAGCAGGTTCTCGTAGAGCTCGCCATAAGCCGTGGCCCGGGTCAGGGCCGTCTCATCGAGGTAGACCGGATGGGGGAAGCGCTCGTGGTAGCGCAGCTCGCGGTATCGTTGCAGGGCCGGCCACCAGCGCCGGGCGAACTCGGCCAACAACCCGGAGTCGACGACGACGGCGTCGGTCCCGGCGGCCAGCAGCCGGGCGGCCGCGTTGAGCCGCTGTTCCAATTCGTCGGCGGCCCGGCGCACCGCCGCCGAGGTGTTCAACAACGGCGGTCGGGGCAACTCGACGACGGGCGGCTGAGCTTTCAGCAACGTCGGTTGGGTCGAGGTCCGCCGGCTGAGGGCAGCCAGCCCGGTGGTATTCAAGGGGGCGGCCGTTTCCGGAACGTCGAGACGGATCAGGCAGCCGTGATCGCCCAGTTCGGCAAAGCCGTTAAGGCGACCTTCGGCCCACAGGCGCTCGAGATGGGTCAGCGCCAGACCATCCAGCCGCAGGATCAGCAGCCGCAGCGGCGGCGGCTCGACGGGCTCCACGTCGCGCAGGCGCAGCCCTTCGAGACGCAGCGAGCAGCCCCGCGCCAGGACGGTGTTGGCGGCCTCCTCGAGCAGGGCCGCCAGCCGCGGCCTCAAAGGGCCGTAGAGTTCGAGAGCGCTCAGACGACGAGCCATCCGGCCGAGCAGGGGCGGCAGGATGTACTCGGGCAGGTGGTCGAGCCCCGGACCCAACCGGGCGCGATCGGCGGCCAGGCGTTTGGGATCCAGCGTGCGAACCGCTCTGAGGCTCACCTGCACTGCGCTGCCCCGACGATCGCGCAGCGTTAGCTCCAGCCGCACCTCGCGCCGCCGGGCGATGACCTCGACGGACCGGCCGGGGAGGTCGAGGCGGCTTTCGGCGGCGATGCTCCAGCCGCCGTCGCCTTCATCGACCAGCAGCAGCTCGTCCGCCCGCGGCGTCATCGCCAGGGCCAGGTAGAGGACGATACCGGTCAGCAGACCGAGGCCGAGGACACCTGTGATCCGCTCACGCATCGCCGTGTCCGCGGGTTGAGCGTACTGTAGCGCTCGGCTTCATAAGCCTTATTCTACCGCAGTTCGCCGCCGGGACCAAGCCCGACGGTCCAGGCCCGGTCGCCGGTTTGTGTGTCGGGACGCCTCGAGGCGTCCCGGTTCATCTCTGTGAGTTAGCTCAACCCGCTGGTATTCAGTCGCCGTTCTTGCCGCTGGTCAACTCGGCGAAGGCTCCCAGGGAGCCCAGGGTCTTGACGGTGTCGAAAGGCAGGAAGACGGTGTTGGAGCCCTCGCGGGCGTTGTCCTGCACCGCCTTGATGTAGCCCCGGGTCAGCAGGTAGGTCGAGGTGTGCTCGCCCAGCTTTGCCTGGATGCCGGCCACGGCGGCGGCCTCGGCGGCGGCCTCCAGCTCGCGGGCCTTGGCCAGCCCCTCGGCGCGGAGGATCTCCGCCGCGCGGTTGCCCTCGGCGTGGGTGATGGCGGCCTGCTTGGCGCCTTCGGCCTTGGTGATGCTGGCCTGCTTGGAGCCCTCGGCCTCCTTGATCATCGCCCGGCGCTTGCGCTCGGCGGTGACCTCGGCGCGCATGGCCTCGAGGAAGTCGGCCGGCGGAGAGACGTCTTGCAGCTCGACGCGGTTGACCTTAACGCCCCACTTGTCGGTGGCCTCGTCGAGGATGTCGCGCAAGCGGGCGTTGAGGGAATCGCGGCTGTCGAAGGTTTCGTCGAGCTCCAGGGCGCCGATGGCCGTGCGCAGGCTGGTCTGGGTCAGCCGCTCGATGGCCAGGGGAACGTTCTCGATCTCGTAGACGGCGCGGCGCGGATCGGTGATCTGGTAGTAGAGCACGGCGTCGACGGTCAGTACCAGGTTGTCCTTGGTGATCACCTGCTGGGCGGGGAAGTCCAGCAACTGCTCGCGCAGGTCGATGACGTCGGTCCAGTAGTACTGGCCCCCCACGGAACCGCGCCCGCTGCCGTCGACGACCCTGGCCCCGTGGGGCTTGTCGGCGCCCGCCACCTGGGGGCGGCTGTCGGGTTTTGTTTTGTCGAAGGTGACCGAGGTGGTGTCGATGACCCGCAAGGGCTTGTCGAAGAAGGGCAGCACCATGTGCAGGCCGCTGTCCAGGACCCGATGGAACTTGCCCAGGCGCTCGATGACCATCACGTGGGCCTGGGGAACCTGGCGGAAGCCCTTGAGGGCGATGATCAGGATCAGGATGAAGGCCACGCCGAGAACGATGTAGAGACCCAGCATTGTTGCTCCTTTCTGGTCGGTGGTCGGGGTCGGCTAGAAGTTGAACTCCTCGTCGCCGATGATGATGCGGATGGTGCGGAAGGCGATGCCCTTGGAATCCATCTCCAGGACTATCTCTCCGTCAACCCCTTGTTGAGCCAGCTCGTAGAAGCGGTCCCGCTGGACCTCATCGTCACAGAAGTCACCGCCGATAACGATAGACTTGTCCAGGGCTTCCCAACCGACATACTGGTTTGTTCCCTTGAAGGTGAACTGATACTCACCGTACCTCCACGCCGTTCCCATCATCATGATCGGATCTCCGGCCGTGTAAGTCAGACGCCCGGGAACACGGATGGTCTGATTGGCATAGGGTTCGGAATCAGCAGCGAAAGCCGATGCTGAAACCAGAGTACCTCGACGGTCCCATTCACGGTCGATGGCCGCCAGCAGCTTGTCAACCCGGCGAACAGCGTCGGTGTCGTCGTAGGTCGAGCCGATGCTGCTCAGCTCGGTTTCCGTCTTTTCCAGCTCTTCGTCCTCGGCGCTCTTGAGACCCTCGGCGAAGCCCTCGAAGGGAGCCAGAGCCCGCAGGCAACGCTCCTCGCGGATTGCGGAGTAGGTCGAGGCGGCTTCTTCGTTGAAGGCCTCATCGGGGTAATCGGCAACCAGTCGGGCGTAGAGACCGTCGGCCCGCTCCAGGGCCGCATCGTCGGCCTCGCCGACGCCGTCGGCGGAAACGACCAGCCGGGCGCTGCAGAGCCGGCCGACGGGGGTGGTCTCGAGTTCCTCCAGCTCAGCGCTTACTGCGTCCAGTTTGGCGCGGACCTCGTCGCGCTGCGTGGTCAGGGCGGCGATCTCGTCGTTGAGTTCGATCTCGCGCTCGCTGGGGCCGCAGCCGGCCAGCAGCGTCGACAACAGGATGCAGGCGGCCAGTAGCAGTCGTCTGTTCATTGTTCTTCTCCCTCCTCAAGTTGCTGGATCTCCGGAAAGGAACGCAGTTCGGCGAGCTTGAGGCCGGCCTCGTCCAGCTCCTCCTCGAGCCGGACAATCTCCTCCTTGAGTTCAGCGCGCTCTTCCTCAAGATCCGCTATCAGTTCCTCGTCCTCACAAGCTGCGAACAAGCCTGTGCTCGCCAGTAACAGTGTCAGCGGTACGTACCTCATCCATCCTCCTTTTCACTTGGGTTGCGGTGGATACGAGTTCAACACCCCGCCCCGACAGGACGGGTCGTAGGGGTCGCGCTCAGTGAACCAGCGGCGCGGGTTCGGCCAGGCGCTGGACCTCGGCGGCGGTGATGACGATCCCGCGCTCCCGGTAGGTCTCGAGGTCGAAGTAGTAGGGTTCGAGCAGGCGGTCGAGGAGGCCCCGGGCCCCGCGGGCGCCCAGCCCCTTGGCGCGGGCCAGGGCGGCCAGGGCGGTCAGGGCCGCGGCGGTGAACTCCAGCTCGACCTCCCGCGAGGCCATCAGCGCCTGATGCTGCTTGACCAGGGCGTTTTTCGGCTCGGCGATGACCCGGGCCAGGTCGGTGTCGGTGAGCTCGCCCAGCTCGCAGACGACGGGGAAGCGGCCGACGAACTCGGGCAGCAGGCCGAACTCGATCAGGTGGGCCGGGCGCAGGGCGGGCGTGGCGGGTTCTTCCGTGGAAGCGCCGAAGCCCAGGCGGCTGGTGCGTTGTTCGCGACGACGCAGCTCGTCGAGTCCGCAGAAGGCCCCGCCGCAGATGAACAGCACGTGGCGGGTGTCCAGCGTGGCGAACTTGCGGTGGTAGAACAGGCTGCCGCTCTCGGGGAACCTGGCCTCCGCGCCCTCGACCAGGGTCAGCAGGGCCTGCTGGACGCCTAGTCCGCCGACGTCGCGGCGCCGCTTGTCCGCCGAGGCGGCCAGCTTGTCGATCTCGTCGATGTAGATGATGCCGTAGCGCGCCGTCTCGAGATCGCGTCCCGCGGCGGCGTAGAGGTCGTAGAGCAGGTCCTCGACACTGCGGCCGACGTAACCGGTCTCGGTCAGCGAGGTGGCCTCGCTGATCACCAGGGGGCTCTTGAGCAGCCGGGCCAGACTCTTGACCAAATGTGTCTTGCCGCAGCCCGTCGGGCCGACGAGGAGGATGTTGGACTTCTCCAGCTCGGTTTCGCCCCGGTAGCGGATGCGGCGCAGGTGGTTGGCCACGGCGACGCTGACGGCGCGCTTGGCGGCCTCCTGGCCGATGACATGCTGCTCGAGGTGGGCGTAGATCTCCCGGGGGCTGAGTTCGCAGTCCAACTCGGCTTTGACCTGTTTCCCCTTGCCGTCTCCGCTGTTCTCATCGTCCCCGTTCTCCTCGCGGCAATCCGTTTTGAAGCGTTGGTGGATCTGTTCGAGGGCGTTGCGGTAAGTACGCCAGTCCTTGTTGTGCAGATGCTTGGCGGCTTGCCGCAG
This region includes:
- the ruvC gene encoding crossover junction endodeoxyribonuclease RuvC, which gives rise to MRVLGIDPSLASTGYGLVEEQGRGLRGLLYGHIPTKPAWELPRRLERIYTELTAVIDTYRPDCCAVETVFSAVNPRTALLLGHARGVCVLTAVRAGLPVHEYTPMQIKRAVTGKGKAVKSQVAFMVQRLLALREPVTPDDASDALAAAICHLLRGAV
- a CDS encoding YebC/PmpR family DNA-binding transcriptional regulator, which encodes MSGHSKWSTIKRKKEAADKKRGKIFTRLIREITIAAREGGGDPEANPRLRTAVDNAQTQNMPKDNIKRAIQRGTGELPGMVIEEHLYEGYGPGGVAVIVETISDNNNRTTSEIRHLFDKYDGHLAKSGAASYSFDRRGLIVIDGSTDEDLLMEVALEAGALDIITDEDAFEVLTEYNDYHQVNEALNRAGFKILESSLAYIPQNEIRLDDDDDGEKVLKLLEALEEQDDVQNVYTNYDIPDDVEFD
- a CDS encoding SPFH/Band 7/PHB domain protein, which encodes MLGLYIVLGVAFILILIIALKGFRQVPQAHVMVIERLGKFHRVLDSGLHMVLPFFDKPLRVIDTTSVTFDKTKPDSRPQVAGADKPHGARVVDGSGRGSVGGQYYWTDVIDLREQLLDFPAQQVITKDNLVLTVDAVLYYQITDPRRAVYEIENVPLAIERLTQTSLRTAIGALELDETFDSRDSLNARLRDILDEATDKWGVKVNRVELQDVSPPADFLEAMRAEVTAERKRRAMIKEAEGSKQASITKAEGAKQAAITHAEGNRAAEILRAEGLAKARELEAAAEAAAVAGIQAKLGEHTSTYLLTRGYIKAVQDNAREGSNTVFLPFDTVKTLGSLGAFAELTSGKNGD
- a CDS encoding AAA domain-containing protein; the protein is MINRAIKLAGLVLAVLLAPVVGVLLFRLGTAAAALWAAALLTPPTALLIYGGLRAFQLGFPGQLKRAARPAVVGEHLQYQPRPGCLEALVRPDLGLAVAVTTTLAVGLLVLLELVPGAALVRVDLWLWGAEVALSGGLALSLSLLVTGGWALLGVLLVGGRGLTSRLAARRLDKLMTTRSRRPARRYRKLHKLEERCRGIHEKLQSKGGREYRHRLAELLELGTENVDFDETGLCNIIERYCASLKIELRELEQCDKAYDEVCAFGEAQRKRPFAMAQMKLNHNLRQAAKHLHNKDWRTYRNALEQIHQRFKTDCREENGDDENSGDGKGKQVKAELDCELSPREIYAHLEQHVIGQEAAKRAVSVAVANHLRRIRYRGETELEKSNILLVGPTGCGKTHLVKSLARLLKSPLVISEATSLTETGYVGRSVEDLLYDLYAAAGRDLETARYGIIYIDEIDKLAASADKRRRDVGGLGVQQALLTLVEGAEARFPESGSLFYHRKFATLDTRHVLFICGGAFCGLDELRRREQRTSRLGFGASTEEPATPALRPAHLIEFGLLPEFVGRFPVVCELGELTDTDLARVIAEPKNALVKQHQALMASREVELEFTAAALTALAALARAKGLGARGARGLLDRLLEPYYFDLETYRERGIVITAAEVQRLAEPAPLVH